The following coding sequences are from one Nicotiana tabacum cultivar K326 chromosome 1, ASM71507v2, whole genome shotgun sequence window:
- the LOC142181656 gene encoding uncharacterized protein LOC142181656, producing the protein MGQQMQSYVHDPVIMQDYSRRLMDVAAQTLQRGRSDQRLAHQPDYVDPATYQRGRGMPRGGGRRAAAAPRRPAGVGRRGRGRRGGPQQGGFEAPAEDVAADMGGGMHETDMPSYNLGIYDTPGTSQVTPSGQFLIMGSDFQGVELGRYFPGPSTTDESRPIRDFDSGHRLSYGSSSHAQASCDAATDDYIQDPDTIMVRQYKFL; encoded by the exons atggggcagcagatgcagagttatgtccacgaCCCTGTGATCATGCAGGACTATAGTCGTCGCTTAatggatgtggctgcccagacactgcagcgaggccgatcggatcagcgtttggcacacCAGCCAGATTATGTTGACCCAGCCACATACCAGCGAGGTCGTGGTATGCCACGGGGTGGTGGCCGACGAGCTGCTGCTGCTCCACGACGACCTGCTGGTGTTGGACGACGTggtcgtgggcggagaggaggtccccagcaagggggctttgaggctcctgctgaagatgttgctgctgatatgggAGGAGGCATGCATGAGACCGACATGCCGTCTTACAACCTTGGCATTTATGACACTCCAGGGACgtcgcaggtgaccccatcgggtcaattCTTGATCATGGGCTCGGATTTTCAAGGAGTGGAGTTGGGTAGATATTTCCCTGGCCCGTCTACCACTGATGAGTCTCGACCGATCCGAGATTTTGATAGTGGgcaccgactgagttatggcagctcatcacatgcgcag gcttcatgcgatgctgcgacagatgactacattcaggatccagacacgattatggtaagacaatataaatttttgtga